From Cellulosimicrobium sp. ES-005, one genomic window encodes:
- a CDS encoding glycosyltransferase yields MRILVVTAWYPSADDPATGAFVEKDVLTLAAAHDVEVLHLVAPRLASGDPFSVRGGVVVRQVPMDPARPDHWIRASRAARRLARGFDVVHTMAFPSLLPFLARRPGVPWVHTEHWSGISNPSSLPWAWRAAMPLLGRALARPDAVTAVCEYLARPVGRLRRGPVEVVPCVVEPPDAVVPRPRAGRLVAVGGLVPGKDPLTAVDALALLAADVPDVSLTWVGDGPLREDVLRRAGERGVADRLRLVGRLPAPRVFAELDRADLFLLPTLRENFCVSAAEALVHGRPVVAGANGGHAEYLDPAVGELVGTQSGAAYARAVCAVLGRTAELSAADVAATVGDRFSAATVRRGYESAYRQVMR; encoded by the coding sequence ATGAGGATCCTCGTGGTCACGGCGTGGTACCCCAGCGCGGACGACCCCGCGACCGGTGCGTTCGTCGAGAAGGATGTGCTGACGCTGGCGGCCGCGCACGACGTCGAGGTCCTCCATCTCGTCGCGCCCCGCCTCGCGTCCGGCGACCCGTTCTCGGTGCGTGGCGGCGTCGTCGTCCGGCAGGTGCCGATGGACCCTGCGCGGCCCGATCACTGGATCCGCGCGTCCCGGGCGGCGCGTCGTCTCGCGCGGGGGTTCGACGTCGTGCACACGATGGCCTTTCCGTCGCTCCTGCCGTTCCTCGCCCGCCGCCCGGGTGTGCCGTGGGTGCACACGGAGCACTGGTCGGGCATCTCCAACCCGAGCTCGCTCCCCTGGGCGTGGCGGGCAGCCATGCCGTTGCTCGGCCGCGCGCTCGCCCGGCCCGACGCCGTCACGGCCGTGTGCGAGTATCTCGCTCGGCCCGTCGGGCGTCTCCGGCGCGGACCGGTGGAGGTCGTGCCGTGCGTCGTGGAGCCGCCCGACGCCGTGGTGCCCCGGCCGCGGGCGGGCCGGCTCGTGGCCGTGGGCGGTCTCGTACCGGGCAAGGACCCGCTCACGGCCGTCGACGCCCTCGCGCTCCTCGCCGCGGACGTACCGGACGTGTCGCTGACCTGGGTGGGGGACGGGCCGCTGCGCGAGGACGTGCTGCGTCGGGCTGGGGAGCGGGGCGTCGCGGACCGGCTCCGGCTGGTCGGCCGCCTACCCGCACCCCGCGTGTTCGCCGAGCTCGACCGGGCCGACCTCTTCCTGCTGCCCACGCTCCGCGAGAACTTCTGCGTCTCTGCCGCGGAGGCGCTCGTCCACGGCCGGCCTGTCGTCGCCGGCGCGAACGGTGGTCACGCCGAATACCTGGACCCCGCGGTGGGAGAGCTGGTGGGCACGCAGTCCGGGGCGGCGTACGCGCGTGCGGTGTGTGCCGTCCTCGGACGGACCGCCGAGCTCTCCGCCGCGGACGTCGCCGCGACGGTCGGTGACCGCTTCTCGGCCGCGACGGTACGTCGGGGCTACGAGTCCGCGTACCGGCAGGTCATGCGCTGA
- a CDS encoding acyltransferase, whose amino-acid sequence MASPPPSTPVPSREAIAASSRLPTAGVTGLEWVSWLRVLAIAAVVCIHVVGHDAIVDGARGTFHGNLAIWLDFGSDYAVPAFVLVSGALLLDPARYAGAGAFLRKRALRLLPAVVVWHLVWWAFCVAVLGENLGVRAFVEQSATGRLYTALYFFWIVLGLALVTPVLVPWVSTTGRRPVCVAGAALVGMTAASAAAEGVLGLPVAWVHTAWTWWIPYLGLYLLGWGLRDVVLRGWVLAAAAVGAAGIGVLQWWLWENPAAPELVRQLLPTTYYGVQVQVYAVLVYLVVKSVVRPGGLLGLLATPRAAAVGRVAGDATLGVFVLHLIVWNLMLALPVLGGAKAAGSAPLMLGRVVFVLVVTYAIVLLLRRVPVVRRVL is encoded by the coding sequence GTGGCCTCCCCCCCTCCTTCCACCCCGGTGCCCTCCCGCGAGGCCATCGCGGCGTCGTCGCGGCTGCCGACCGCCGGCGTCACCGGCCTCGAATGGGTCTCGTGGCTTCGTGTCCTCGCGATCGCCGCCGTCGTGTGCATCCACGTCGTCGGTCACGACGCCATCGTCGACGGCGCCCGGGGGACGTTCCACGGCAACCTGGCGATCTGGCTCGACTTCGGATCGGACTATGCCGTCCCGGCGTTCGTCCTGGTCAGCGGGGCGTTGCTGCTCGACCCAGCACGGTATGCCGGGGCCGGGGCCTTCCTGCGCAAGCGAGCGCTGCGCCTGCTCCCCGCCGTGGTCGTGTGGCACCTGGTCTGGTGGGCCTTCTGCGTGGCGGTGCTGGGCGAGAACCTCGGCGTGCGCGCGTTCGTCGAGCAGTCCGCGACGGGGCGGCTCTACACCGCGCTCTACTTCTTCTGGATCGTGCTCGGGCTCGCGCTGGTCACCCCGGTGCTCGTGCCGTGGGTGAGCACGACAGGACGACGCCCGGTGTGCGTCGCCGGAGCCGCACTCGTCGGGATGACGGCTGCGTCCGCAGCCGCCGAGGGTGTCCTCGGGCTACCGGTCGCGTGGGTGCACACGGCCTGGACGTGGTGGATCCCGTACCTCGGCCTCTACCTGCTGGGCTGGGGCCTGCGCGACGTCGTGCTGCGCGGCTGGGTCCTCGCCGCGGCAGCCGTCGGCGCGGCGGGGATCGGCGTGCTGCAGTGGTGGCTCTGGGAGAACCCTGCGGCACCGGAGCTCGTGCGCCAGCTCCTGCCGACGACGTACTACGGCGTCCAGGTCCAGGTCTACGCCGTCCTCGTGTATCTCGTCGTCAAGAGCGTGGTGAGGCCGGGCGGTCTGCTCGGTCTGCTGGCCACGCCTCGCGCCGCTGCGGTTGGTCGTGTCGCGGGAGACGCGACGCTCGGCGTGTTCGTGCTCCACCTGATCGTGTGGAACCTGATGCTGGCGCTGCCTGTCCTGGGGGGCGCCAAGGCGGCGGGCTCGGCCCCGCTGATGCTCGGGCGTGTGGTCTTCGTCCTCGTGGTGACCTACGCGATCGTGCTCCTGCTCCGCCGGGTCCCGGTCGTCCGACGCGTCCTGTAG
- a CDS encoding glycosyltransferase family 2 protein, translated as MRIAAVVVAYDRRDLLVEALDALAAQTRRLDAVVVVDNASHDDSAVVAAEHPVGAEVLELPRNTGGAGGFAVGMAHAVEALDADLVWLMDDDTIPTPTALAELLAAREAYPGPVALLGSRVVWHDGRDHPMNTPRRRPGASAEQIARARESGALPVRSSSFVSMLVDARAVRHHGLPVADYFIWNDDFEYSARLLRRGTGLHVPASVVEHRTKKFGATDADPGERFYYEVRNKLWMLLRSPSLSPEERFLYLGASLRRWARTFRGSRNRDVLRSAGLRGARDGLLRGPRRNAAVLADMGPLTAEVDALDAGRSRRGPAA; from the coding sequence ATGCGAATCGCCGCGGTCGTCGTCGCCTACGACCGGCGTGACCTGCTCGTCGAGGCGCTCGACGCGCTCGCTGCGCAGACCCGTCGGCTCGACGCGGTCGTCGTCGTCGACAACGCGTCCCACGACGACTCGGCGGTCGTGGCGGCCGAGCACCCCGTCGGGGCCGAGGTGCTCGAGCTGCCCCGGAACACGGGCGGTGCCGGCGGCTTCGCGGTCGGCATGGCCCATGCGGTCGAGGCCCTCGACGCGGACCTCGTCTGGCTGATGGACGACGACACGATCCCGACACCGACCGCCCTGGCCGAGCTGCTCGCCGCGCGGGAGGCGTACCCGGGTCCGGTCGCGCTGCTCGGGAGCCGCGTCGTCTGGCACGACGGCCGCGACCACCCGATGAACACGCCGCGCCGTCGCCCGGGGGCGTCCGCGGAGCAGATCGCGCGGGCCCGGGAGTCCGGGGCTCTTCCCGTGCGGTCCTCCTCGTTCGTCTCGATGCTGGTCGACGCGCGGGCGGTCCGGCACCACGGCCTGCCCGTCGCGGACTACTTCATCTGGAACGACGACTTCGAGTACTCGGCCCGGTTGCTGCGCCGGGGGACGGGCCTGCACGTGCCCGCGTCCGTCGTCGAGCACCGGACCAAGAAGTTCGGGGCCACGGACGCCGACCCGGGCGAGCGCTTCTACTACGAGGTGCGGAACAAGCTCTGGATGCTCCTGCGCTCGCCCTCGCTCTCGCCGGAGGAGCGGTTCCTCTACCTCGGGGCGTCGCTGCGGCGGTGGGCGCGCACCTTCCGTGGCTCCCGGAACCGCGACGTCCTGCGCTCGGCAGGTCTGCGCGGTGCGCGGGACGGGCTGCTCCGCGGTCCCCGGCGCAACGCGGCGGTGCTGGCGGACATGGGCCCGCTGACCGCGGAGGTCGACGCTCTGGACGCGGGGCGCAGCCGGCGGGGGCCCGCGGCATGA
- a CDS encoding glycosyltransferase: MTTVSLPPFSLLLPVYHGDDAAHLRRAFRSATSEQHLPPAEVVLVQDGPVGPALGEVVAEIESAGQGVTVVRLERNVGLALALEAGLARCSHEIVARTDADDVCRPERFARQIPLVAEGYDIVGTAIQEFVSEDEPGLVRVPPLSSRDIESGARFHSPFNHPTVVYRRSAVEAAGGYQDLPLLEDYWLFARMLARGARGRNLPEPLLLYRVGAGAYARRGGTRLLRSEIELQRRMRRIGFTSRAQALRNVVVRGGYRLVPEKVRTALYRTFLADRRG, translated from the coding sequence ATGACCACCGTGTCGCTGCCGCCGTTCTCGCTCCTCCTGCCCGTCTACCACGGCGACGACGCCGCCCACCTGCGCAGGGCCTTCCGGTCGGCGACGTCGGAGCAGCACCTCCCGCCCGCCGAGGTCGTGCTCGTCCAGGACGGCCCGGTGGGTCCTGCCCTCGGCGAGGTCGTCGCGGAGATCGAGTCGGCGGGGCAGGGGGTGACGGTCGTCCGGCTCGAGCGCAACGTGGGGCTCGCGCTCGCGCTCGAGGCGGGGCTCGCACGGTGCAGCCACGAGATCGTCGCCCGCACGGACGCCGACGACGTGTGCCGGCCGGAGCGGTTCGCGCGCCAGATCCCGCTCGTCGCCGAGGGGTACGACATCGTCGGGACCGCCATCCAGGAGTTCGTCTCCGAGGACGAGCCGGGCCTCGTGCGGGTGCCCCCGCTGTCGAGCAGGGACATCGAGTCGGGGGCGCGCTTCCACTCGCCGTTCAACCACCCGACCGTCGTGTACCGCCGGTCCGCGGTCGAGGCCGCGGGCGGCTACCAGGACCTGCCGCTCCTCGAGGACTACTGGCTCTTCGCCCGCATGCTCGCCCGCGGGGCCCGCGGTCGCAACCTTCCCGAGCCGCTCCTGCTCTACCGGGTGGGTGCGGGCGCGTACGCGCGGCGCGGCGGGACGCGCCTGCTGCGGTCGGAGATCGAGCTCCAGCGCCGGATGCGGCGCATCGGCTTCACGTCGCGGGCACAGGCGCTGCGCAACGTCGTCGTACGGGGTGGGTACCGTCTCGTCCCGGAGAAGGTCCGGACGGCGCTGTACCGCACGTTCCTGGCGGACAGGAGAGGTTGA
- a CDS encoding nucleotide sugar dehydrogenase — MRIAVVALGKIGLPLAVQFASKGHEVIGVDVNAGTVATVNEGQEPFPGEAYLAEKLAELVPAGRLRATTDYSEAIPGADAVVLVVPLFVDEETAAPDFGWMDAATRSLAEHLTPGTLVSYETTLPVGTTRNRWKPMLEEISGLVEGEDFHLVFSPERVLTGRVFADLRKYPKLVGGLSPEGAERARAFYEAVLDFDERPDLDRPNGVWDLGSAEASELAKLAETTYRDVNIGLANQFALFADKQGIDVHAVIDASNSQPYSHIHRPGIAVGGHCIPVYPRLYLSVDPDASIVREARAVNASMPERVVGRAVDLLGSLDGLDAVVLGAAYRGGVKETAFSGVFATVKALEARGASVRVHDPLYSDAELAALGFAPFHLGDRADVVVVQTDHAEYRETGRESVPGARLVVDGRGVTDAGRWAGVPRVVLGRGDAPDEA; from the coding sequence ATGCGCATCGCCGTCGTCGCCCTGGGGAAGATCGGCCTTCCCCTGGCCGTCCAGTTCGCGTCCAAGGGACACGAGGTGATCGGAGTCGACGTCAACGCCGGTACGGTCGCCACGGTCAACGAGGGCCAGGAGCCGTTCCCGGGCGAGGCGTACCTCGCCGAGAAGCTCGCGGAGCTGGTCCCGGCCGGACGGCTGCGCGCGACCACCGACTATTCCGAGGCGATCCCGGGTGCCGACGCCGTCGTGCTCGTGGTCCCGCTGTTCGTCGACGAGGAGACGGCAGCGCCGGACTTCGGCTGGATGGACGCCGCGACGAGGTCCCTCGCGGAGCACCTGACGCCGGGGACGCTCGTCTCGTACGAGACGACGCTCCCCGTCGGCACCACGCGCAACCGGTGGAAGCCGATGCTGGAGGAGATCTCAGGCCTGGTGGAGGGCGAGGACTTCCACCTCGTGTTCTCGCCGGAGCGCGTGCTGACCGGTCGCGTGTTCGCGGACCTCCGCAAGTACCCCAAGCTGGTCGGCGGGCTCTCGCCCGAGGGGGCGGAGCGGGCGCGGGCGTTCTACGAGGCCGTGCTCGACTTCGACGAGCGCCCGGACCTCGACCGCCCGAACGGAGTCTGGGACCTCGGCTCGGCCGAGGCGTCCGAGCTCGCGAAGCTCGCCGAGACGACGTACCGCGACGTGAACATCGGCCTCGCCAACCAGTTCGCCCTGTTCGCCGACAAGCAGGGGATCGACGTGCACGCCGTCATCGACGCGAGCAACTCCCAGCCGTACAGCCACATCCACCGTCCGGGCATCGCCGTCGGAGGGCACTGCATCCCGGTGTACCCGCGGCTGTACCTGTCGGTCGACCCGGACGCGTCGATCGTGCGCGAGGCCCGCGCGGTCAACGCGTCCATGCCGGAGCGCGTCGTGGGACGTGCGGTCGACCTCCTGGGGTCGCTCGACGGGCTGGACGCCGTCGTGCTCGGCGCCGCGTACCGCGGCGGCGTGAAGGAGACGGCGTTCTCCGGGGTCTTCGCCACCGTGAAGGCCCTGGAGGCGCGGGGCGCGTCGGTCCGCGTGCACGATCCCCTCTACTCCGACGCCGAGCTCGCCGCGCTCGGCTTCGCTCCCTTCCACCTGGGGGACCGGGCGGACGTCGTCGTGGTCCAGACCGACCATGCCGAGTACCGCGAGACCGGCCGCGAGAGCGTGCCCGGGGCGCGGCTCGTCGTCGACGGTCGCGGCGTCACGGACGCCGGGCGCTGGGCGGGGGTGCCGCGCGTCGTGCTCGGGCGGGGCGACGCCCCCGACGAGGCCTGA
- a CDS encoding cell wall-binding repeat-containing protein — MSARSVAGKALSYGVTPLLVLSVVLAPAGSALPRSSVLEPTAGQADAPPVAAALPQVGPQAAQVETHDVAENGAVAVAESFQTAAVTWSSEIDAAVPEIRLRARAVDGSWGPWTHVDRATDGADAATSDVVSSSTVYVGDSDAVEIATVDDDATLPDGVQVTTVSSEPTGSAAAQRSGAAPVAGAAAVSAAETPFPTIITREQWGAAPASCAWGSAATLKGGAVHHTVNANDYTSMAEAMQIIRNDQAFHQSGNDWCDIGYNFLVDKWGNVYEGADGSIERALIGAHTGGFNTGTVGVAMVGTYTNVAPSTAQLDGVAKIIAYRLAQYGVDPAGKATFTAASRTAGGRFEAGQSVVLPKVFGHRDTHQTECPGTLAYGKLSYIQSRASQYFGELGTAVERISGADRFATSAAISAATFAPGVKVAYVANGMAFPDALSGGPAAAASGAPMLLVGPTTVPNPVVDELKRLRPERIVVLGGAGVVSADVVTQLKSLTATGQVSRLSGADRFATSAAISTATFAPGVEVAYVANGLAFADALSGAPAAGARKAPVLLISQNAVPGSVSAELRRLRPGRIVVLGGTGSVSAAVAKQLAEYTPSKSVTRAAGADRFATSAAISAATFDPGVPVVYVANGLNFPDGLSGAPAAGAGGGPVLLTVRDSLPAAVAAELERLDPARIVVLGGPGVVSDPVRAALAGYLSEPAP; from the coding sequence GTGTCGGCACGTTCCGTCGCGGGCAAGGCTCTCTCGTACGGCGTCACCCCGTTGCTCGTGCTCTCCGTGGTGCTCGCACCGGCGGGGAGCGCCCTGCCCCGGTCGTCCGTGCTCGAGCCAACGGCGGGGCAGGCTGACGCGCCACCGGTCGCCGCCGCCCTGCCCCAGGTGGGTCCTCAGGCGGCTCAGGTCGAGACGCACGACGTCGCCGAGAACGGTGCCGTCGCCGTCGCGGAGAGCTTCCAGACCGCCGCCGTGACGTGGTCGTCCGAGATCGACGCAGCCGTGCCCGAGATCCGGCTGCGCGCGCGGGCCGTCGACGGGTCGTGGGGTCCATGGACCCACGTGGACCGGGCGACAGACGGAGCGGACGCCGCGACGAGCGACGTCGTGTCGTCGAGCACCGTGTACGTGGGCGACTCGGACGCGGTGGAGATCGCCACCGTCGACGACGACGCGACCCTGCCCGACGGCGTCCAGGTCACGACGGTCTCCTCCGAACCGACAGGCTCGGCGGCCGCACAGAGGTCCGGGGCCGCGCCGGTGGCTGGGGCCGCTGCGGTCTCGGCTGCGGAGACCCCCTTCCCGACGATCATCACGCGTGAGCAGTGGGGCGCGGCTCCGGCGTCCTGCGCCTGGGGCTCGGCAGCGACGCTCAAGGGCGGTGCGGTCCATCACACGGTGAACGCGAACGACTACACGTCGATGGCCGAGGCCATGCAGATCATCAGGAACGACCAGGCGTTCCACCAGTCCGGGAACGACTGGTGCGACATCGGCTACAACTTCCTGGTCGACAAGTGGGGGAACGTCTACGAGGGGGCCGATGGCAGCATCGAGCGAGCGCTCATCGGAGCGCACACCGGTGGCTTCAACACGGGCACGGTCGGGGTAGCGATGGTCGGCACCTACACGAACGTGGCACCCTCGACGGCGCAGCTCGACGGCGTCGCGAAGATCATCGCCTACCGGCTCGCGCAGTACGGCGTCGACCCGGCAGGGAAGGCAACGTTCACCGCGGCGAGCAGGACGGCCGGCGGCCGGTTCGAGGCCGGACAGTCGGTGGTCCTCCCCAAGGTCTTCGGTCACCGGGACACCCATCAGACCGAGTGCCCCGGCACGCTCGCCTACGGGAAGCTGTCGTACATCCAGAGCCGTGCCTCCCAGTACTTCGGAGAGCTCGGCACCGCGGTCGAGCGGATCTCGGGTGCCGACCGGTTCGCGACGTCCGCGGCGATCTCGGCCGCCACCTTTGCGCCCGGGGTGAAGGTCGCGTACGTCGCGAACGGCATGGCGTTCCCGGACGCGTTGTCCGGAGGACCGGCCGCTGCCGCCTCCGGTGCCCCGATGCTCCTGGTCGGGCCCACGACGGTGCCGAACCCCGTCGTGGACGAGCTCAAGCGGCTCCGACCGGAGCGGATCGTCGTCCTCGGCGGTGCCGGGGTGGTCTCCGCGGACGTGGTCACCCAGCTGAAGAGCCTGACGGCGACAGGGCAGGTGAGCCGCCTCTCCGGGGCCGACAGGTTCGCCACCTCGGCGGCGATCTCGACTGCCACCTTCGCCCCCGGAGTCGAGGTGGCCTACGTCGCGAACGGTCTGGCGTTCGCGGATGCGCTCTCCGGCGCCCCCGCGGCGGGGGCTCGGAAGGCGCCGGTGCTGCTCATCAGCCAGAACGCCGTCCCCGGGTCGGTCTCGGCCGAGCTCCGGCGGCTGCGTCCGGGCCGGATCGTCGTGCTGGGAGGCACCGGTTCGGTCTCCGCCGCCGTCGCGAAGCAGCTCGCCGAGTACACCCCGTCGAAGAGCGTGACCCGCGCCGCGGGAGCGGACCGCTTTGCGACGTCGGCCGCGATCTCGGCCGCGACGTTCGACCCTGGTGTCCCCGTCGTCTACGTCGCGAACGGGCTCAACTTCCCGGATGGGCTCTCCGGAGCGCCCGCGGCCGGAGCGGGTGGTGGGCCGGTGCTCCTCACCGTGAGGGACAGCCTTCCCGCTGCCGTGGCGGCGGAGCTCGAGCGGCTCGACCCCGCGCGGATCGTCGTGCTCGGTGGTCCGGGTGTGGTGTCCGACCCCGTGCGCGCCGCGCTCGCCGGGTACCTGAGCGAGCCCGCGCCCTGA
- a CDS encoding glycosyltransferase, translated as MHADVSAPERGPDVDVVVAVHDVRRPVARAVGSALRNRARVRVTVVCHEIGAHSVAPLLDGLGEGVRVLEHRDGVRSPAGPFNHGLDSATAPFTSVLGSDDVLEPGAVDSWLRTARRDRADVVVARVRHEAGPPMRTPPARPWRRAHLDGVRDRLAYRSAPLGLVSTARFGALRFTPDVEVGEDISYVHALWFSGAAVSLDRGPAYVVMDDTAGRVTRESRPVGTELAYVPRVVRELRDLPQDVRDAVVRKLVRIHVFGAVHNRPDATAWGPDDRTALRKATVELLGAAPRAAAPFSRADRALLDAVLDTTVGADVLVAASVARRRFGRPGTLVPRDVRWSFHREAPLRFMVASALAGRSRPTRGAGAA; from the coding sequence GTGCATGCTGATGTCTCCGCTCCCGAACGTGGACCCGACGTCGACGTCGTCGTCGCGGTCCACGACGTCCGTCGCCCCGTCGCACGGGCCGTGGGCTCGGCGCTACGGAACCGGGCGCGCGTGCGCGTCACGGTGGTCTGCCACGAGATCGGGGCGCACTCGGTGGCTCCGCTCCTCGACGGCCTGGGCGAGGGGGTACGCGTCCTGGAGCACCGGGACGGGGTCCGATCGCCGGCAGGCCCGTTCAACCACGGTCTCGACTCTGCCACGGCACCGTTCACGTCCGTCCTGGGCTCGGACGACGTGCTCGAGCCGGGGGCGGTCGACTCGTGGCTCCGGACCGCGCGGCGGGACCGTGCCGACGTCGTCGTCGCACGGGTGCGCCACGAGGCGGGCCCCCCGATGCGGACGCCGCCCGCGCGACCTTGGCGCCGCGCGCACCTCGACGGGGTCCGCGATCGTCTGGCCTACCGCAGCGCGCCGCTCGGCCTGGTGTCGACGGCTCGGTTCGGCGCCCTGCGCTTCACCCCGGACGTGGAGGTGGGGGAGGACATCTCCTACGTGCACGCGCTGTGGTTCTCCGGTGCGGCCGTGAGCCTCGACCGCGGCCCGGCGTACGTGGTGATGGACGACACTGCGGGCAGGGTCACGAGAGAGTCCAGACCGGTCGGTACCGAGCTCGCCTACGTCCCGCGCGTAGTCCGCGAACTGCGAGACCTGCCGCAGGACGTCCGCGACGCGGTCGTACGGAAGCTCGTCCGTATCCATGTCTTCGGCGCCGTCCACAACCGGCCCGACGCCACGGCCTGGGGGCCCGACGACCGCACCGCGCTCCGGAAGGCCACGGTCGAGCTCCTTGGTGCGGCCCCCCGGGCGGCCGCGCCCTTCTCTCGTGCCGACCGGGCGCTGCTTGACGCGGTCCTGGACACGACGGTCGGAGCCGACGTCCTCGTCGCGGCTTCCGTCGCGCGGCGACGGTTCGGCCGGCCGGGGACGCTCGTGCCGCGCGACGTGCGGTGGTCGTTCCACCGCGAGGCCCCGCTACGGTTCATGGTCGCGTCGGCGCTCGCGGGTCGCTCGCGCCCGACGCGCGGGGCGGGTGCGGCATGA
- a CDS encoding cell wall-binding repeat-containing protein: MATVTAGALFAAPAQAAPSTPDGADAALVAAAQERVAHLRAFRPQDTEPVDSVAVEALAARAFGAEPAALAVAADESVDRVYGQNRWETAVAVSHLYGLGDGGRSGVLNGRIDADEQAAPVVYVASGMGYADALSAAPAAAFNRGPLLLTPAAAIPEVVLWEIERLHPARIVVVGGTASVSDAAYAQLAAIQPNIRRDAGRDRYETSRVVVQRGFDYAARGMDASRIAYLASGTGYADALAASAAAATVGSPVVLVDGRATTADAATTVLLRDRLGAEYLFLAGGAASISSAYERNLLAQPWVTVPTRLAGNDRFGTANAINAYLFGLLHADGVLTPGSVNYTSGLNFPDALSAGAMAGYFFEPLYLSLPSCIPAQAVRDPRSWGVTSFYVIGGPGVLDAAVENLTTC, from the coding sequence GTGGCGACGGTCACCGCGGGTGCCCTCTTCGCAGCTCCCGCCCAGGCCGCTCCCAGCACCCCGGACGGCGCCGACGCGGCGCTCGTCGCGGCCGCCCAGGAGCGGGTCGCCCACCTCCGGGCCTTCCGTCCCCAGGACACCGAGCCCGTTGACTCGGTCGCCGTCGAAGCCCTCGCCGCTCGGGCGTTCGGGGCCGAGCCCGCCGCGCTCGCCGTCGCGGCGGACGAGAGCGTCGACCGCGTGTACGGCCAGAACCGCTGGGAGACCGCCGTCGCCGTCTCGCACCTCTACGGCCTCGGCGACGGCGGACGGTCCGGTGTCCTGAACGGTCGCATCGACGCCGACGAGCAGGCGGCGCCGGTGGTGTACGTCGCGAGCGGGATGGGCTACGCCGACGCGCTGTCGGCGGCGCCGGCCGCGGCGTTCAACCGCGGCCCGCTGCTCCTGACCCCGGCCGCCGCGATCCCGGAGGTCGTGCTGTGGGAGATCGAGCGCCTCCACCCGGCACGGATCGTCGTCGTCGGCGGAACCGCCTCGGTGTCCGACGCGGCGTACGCGCAGCTCGCGGCGATCCAGCCGAACATCCGGCGGGACGCCGGTCGGGACCGCTATGAGACGTCGCGCGTCGTGGTCCAGCGCGGCTTCGACTACGCCGCGCGCGGGATGGACGCCTCGAGGATCGCGTACCTCGCCAGCGGCACGGGCTACGCCGACGCCCTCGCGGCGAGCGCGGCCGCGGCGACGGTCGGTTCGCCCGTGGTGCTCGTCGACGGGCGGGCGACGACGGCCGACGCGGCGACGACGGTCCTCCTGCGCGACAGGCTCGGCGCGGAGTACCTCTTCCTCGCGGGCGGGGCGGCGTCGATCTCGTCGGCCTACGAGCGCAACCTCCTGGCTCAGCCCTGGGTGACCGTCCCGACGCGACTCGCCGGCAACGACCGGTTCGGCACCGCGAACGCGATCAACGCCTACCTCTTCGGCCTGCTCCACGCCGACGGCGTGCTGACGCCGGGCTCCGTGAACTACACCTCCGGCCTCAACTTCCCGGACGCCCTCTCAGCAGGGGCTATGGCGGGATACTTCTTCGAGCCGCTCTACCTGTCGCTGCCGTCGTGCATCCCTGCGCAGGCCGTGCGTGACCCGCGTTCGTGGGGAGTCACGAGCTTCTACGTCATCGGCGGCCCGGGCGTGCTCGATGCCGCCGTGGAGAACCTGACGACCTGCTGA
- the wecB gene encoding UDP-N-acetylglucosamine 2-epimerase (non-hydrolyzing) encodes MKILSVVGARPQFVKLAPIAHAATAAGVEHVIVHTGQHYDPMLSDVFFSELGIPDPDVHLGVGSGSHGVQTGAILGALDAVLDAHAPSWVLVYGDTNSTLAAALSAVKLHRPIAHLEAGLRSFNRRMPEEHNRVLTDHAADLCLAPTQVAMDHLAAEGLAARSVLVGDVMTDVLHQVRDAVADRPLPLLAEAGLEPGGYYLATLHRAENTDDPARLRDLVASLAGLDRPVLLLAHPRLVAKCAEHGIELETGALRPRSPLAYPDLVAAVSASAGVVTDSGGLQKEAFLLRVPCTTLRTETEWVETVELGWNVLAQPDQVRDAVTRPAPEATGAAPYGDGRAAERVIDVLLRDAPGEVSA; translated from the coding sequence GTGAAGATCCTCAGCGTCGTGGGCGCGCGCCCGCAGTTCGTCAAGCTCGCCCCGATCGCCCACGCCGCGACCGCCGCCGGCGTCGAGCACGTCATCGTCCACACGGGGCAGCACTACGACCCGATGCTCTCGGACGTCTTCTTCTCGGAGCTCGGCATCCCCGACCCGGACGTCCACCTCGGTGTCGGGTCCGGGAGCCACGGCGTCCAGACCGGAGCGATCCTCGGTGCGCTCGACGCCGTCCTCGACGCTCACGCCCCAAGCTGGGTGCTCGTCTACGGAGACACCAACTCGACGCTCGCCGCGGCCTTGAGCGCCGTCAAGCTCCATCGCCCGATCGCGCACCTCGAGGCGGGACTGCGGTCCTTCAACCGTCGGATGCCCGAGGAGCACAACCGCGTGCTCACCGACCACGCCGCGGACCTGTGCCTCGCGCCGACGCAGGTGGCGATGGACCACCTCGCCGCCGAGGGGCTCGCGGCACGCTCCGTGCTCGTCGGGGACGTCATGACCGACGTCCTCCACCAGGTACGCGACGCCGTTGCCGACCGCCCGCTCCCGCTGCTCGCCGAGGCCGGCCTCGAACCCGGGGGGTACTACCTCGCGACCTTGCACCGTGCCGAGAACACCGACGACCCCGCGCGGCTCCGCGACCTCGTCGCCAGCCTCGCAGGGCTCGACCGGCCCGTCCTGCTGCTCGCCCACCCTCGTCTCGTCGCGAAGTGCGCCGAGCACGGTATCGAGCTCGAGACGGGAGCTCTCCGTCCCCGCTCGCCGCTCGCCTATCCGGACCTCGTGGCGGCGGTCTCCGCCAGCGCCGGCGTCGTCACCGACTCCGGCGGCCTGCAGAAGGAGGCCTTCCTCCTGCGCGTCCCGTGCACGACGCTGCGGACCGAGACCGAGTGGGTGGAGACCGTCGAACTCGGCTGGAACGTCCTCGCCCAGCCGGACCAGGTCCGCGACGCGGTGACCCGTCCTGCGCCAGAAGCGACCGGAGCCGCGCCGTACGGGGACGGGCGCGCGGCGGAGCGCGTCATCGACGTGCTGCTCCGTGACGCGCCGGGCGAGGTCAGCGCATGA